The following are encoded in a window of Brevibacillus sp. DP1.3A genomic DNA:
- a CDS encoding dihydroorotate dehydrogenase, with protein MPDWSYQTMFRPLLFLMPPERARSITLQSIGTLAKIPGGSFIIEWMGHMEPPSQLSKSIGPVTFPTPVGLGAGLDPECIAIQALSKFGFGFLELGPVSKEPIDSHGTVQRDIAAMNIHYSSPLVNNGIYTLQRRLEGASGIKIPIGVRLACRPEASLREATEELQELIDKLERFCSFFTIDTRAIMGQPEWGHTAWKEHFSCLRDQTDLPLLLAIPPSLTEAEAIPILTSAKEAGLNGLVVAGGTIQEDSPCVNNSVYITGRSSHEQAVKFVSWAREQWSDALIIGSGGILEPQDALTFLAAGANFVQLHSGLVYSGPGLPKRINEAILQTQSDTDPPQEKRPTFLFPSWIWGILLGVGMMIGGALAWLVAATTVVLPYDERFLGMSADQLALLNAQILSFMSHDRISLAGTMISIGILYSQLAYHGLRKDIHWTRTVLLVSGAVGFSSIFLFIGYGYFDYLHAILALVLFPMFLLALRTPAKVHLTRLPPQLHNDRDWRMALWGQLLFVIIGFGLTGAGIIISIIGVTGVFVPSDLVFLCVSTDTLQSYNERLIPVIAHDRAGFGGALVSNGLAVLLISLWGIRRGEAWIWWTLFLAGIPGFVSGIGIHFTVGYVDFIHLLPAYVAVIFFLVALLLLKPYLCRT; from the coding sequence ATGCCAGACTGGTCGTATCAAACGATGTTTCGGCCACTTCTCTTTCTCATGCCACCCGAACGGGCACGTTCTATTACCTTGCAGTCAATCGGCACTTTGGCAAAAATACCGGGTGGTTCGTTCATCATCGAATGGATGGGACATATGGAGCCTCCCTCACAGCTCTCCAAATCAATTGGTCCCGTCACGTTCCCTACTCCAGTCGGGTTGGGTGCCGGATTGGACCCGGAATGCATCGCCATTCAGGCGCTGTCCAAATTCGGTTTCGGGTTTCTAGAGCTGGGACCTGTGTCCAAAGAACCGATTGATTCCCACGGCACTGTTCAACGTGACATCGCCGCGATGAATATCCACTATTCAAGTCCACTGGTAAATAATGGTATATATACCCTTCAGAGACGCCTGGAGGGGGCTTCTGGCATCAAAATCCCTATCGGAGTCAGATTGGCCTGCCGACCAGAAGCCAGCCTGAGAGAAGCCACAGAAGAGCTTCAGGAGCTGATCGACAAATTAGAGCGTTTTTGTTCGTTTTTCACAATAGATACGCGGGCGATTATGGGACAGCCAGAATGGGGCCATACAGCGTGGAAGGAACATTTTTCCTGTTTGCGTGACCAAACGGATCTGCCACTCTTGCTGGCGATCCCTCCGAGCCTTACAGAAGCGGAAGCAATCCCGATTCTTACCTCGGCAAAAGAAGCAGGACTCAACGGCTTAGTTGTCGCTGGAGGCACGATTCAGGAAGATTCACCATGCGTGAACAACTCTGTTTACATCACAGGGAGGAGTTCACACGAGCAAGCCGTCAAATTTGTCTCCTGGGCACGGGAACAGTGGTCAGATGCCCTTATCATTGGATCAGGTGGCATTCTGGAGCCACAAGATGCTCTGACTTTTCTTGCAGCGGGTGCCAATTTTGTGCAGTTGCACAGCGGCTTGGTCTATTCTGGCCCCGGCTTGCCAAAACGAATTAACGAAGCCATCTTGCAAACACAATCAGACACTGACCCTCCTCAAGAAAAGCGACCTACTTTTTTATTTCCTTCTTGGATATGGGGAATTTTGTTGGGCGTGGGCATGATGATCGGTGGGGCACTTGCTTGGCTGGTCGCAGCAACAACCGTCGTCCTTCCCTACGACGAACGCTTTCTCGGGATGTCAGCCGACCAGCTTGCGCTCTTAAATGCGCAAATCCTCTCTTTTATGTCACACGATCGGATTAGTCTGGCAGGAACGATGATATCTATAGGAATTTTGTATAGCCAACTTGCGTACCATGGCCTACGTAAAGATATTCACTGGACGCGGACTGTCTTGCTCGTCTCCGGTGCTGTTGGATTTTCCAGCATCTTTTTATTTATTGGATACGGGTACTTCGATTACTTGCACGCGATTTTAGCGCTCGTGTTGTTCCCCATGTTTTTGCTCGCTTTACGGACACCAGCAAAGGTTCATTTGACTCGCCTACCTCCTCAGCTTCACAACGATCGGGATTGGCGAATGGCTCTATGGGGACAATTGCTCTTTGTCATCATCGGATTTGGTTTGACAGGGGCTGGTATCATCATTTCGATCATCGGCGTCACAGGTGTCTTCGTTCCTTCCGATCTCGTCTTTCTCTGTGTGTCTACAGATACCTTGCAGTCTTACAATGAACGATTAATTCCGGTCATTGCTCATGACCGTGCCGGCTTTGGTGGGGCATTAGTTTCGAATGGCCTGGCCGTCTTGCTGATTAGCCTTTGGGGTATCAGGCGAGGAGAAGCGTGGATTTGGTGGACATTGTTTTTAGCAGGCATTCCAGGCTTTGTTTCTGGCATAGGCATACATTTTACTGTTGGCTATGTCGATTTTATTCATCTCTTGCCCGCTTATGTCGCAGTCATTTTCTTTCTCGTAGCACTCTTACTGTTGAAGCCGTATTTATGCCGGACATAA
- a CDS encoding aminotransferase class I/II-fold pyridoxal phosphate-dependent enzyme: MRQMKTPLFSGLLEHANRNPIQFHIPGHKKGMGMHPAFREFIGDNALSIDLINIAPLDDLHHPKAMIKEAQDLAAEAFGADHTFFSVQGTSGAIMAMIMATCSPGDKIIVPRNVHKSIMSAVIFAGAIPIFIHPAMDERLGISHGITVKAVQKALEAHPDAAALLVINPTYFGIAGDLREIVRAAHNYEIPVLVDEAHGVHIHFHEELPISAMQAGADMAATSVHKLGGSLTQTSILNVREGLIDVDRVKTVMSMLTTTSTSYIFLASLDMARQHLALNGKMLADQAMELAAKARDMINEIPRIYCVGKEILGKPATYAMDPTKLLIHVRDLGITGWEVENWLRDKYNIEVEMSDLYNILCFVTAGDTEESIRTLVNGLRDLSVEFSHVQAEEKPTISLPNIPVLSTTPRDAFYAETETIPLVEAAGRVITEFIMVYPPGIPIFLPGEVITEENIAYIQENIRVGLPVQGPEDETLKTIKVVKRQTAISG; the protein is encoded by the coding sequence GTGAGACAAATGAAAACTCCTTTGTTCAGCGGGTTGTTGGAGCACGCCAACCGGAACCCGATTCAATTTCACATTCCGGGCCATAAGAAGGGTATGGGTATGCATCCGGCATTTCGCGAGTTCATCGGGGACAACGCTCTTTCGATAGACCTCATCAACATTGCGCCTTTGGATGACTTGCATCACCCGAAGGCAATGATTAAAGAAGCACAAGATTTGGCAGCCGAGGCATTCGGCGCTGACCATACATTTTTTTCCGTGCAAGGTACAAGCGGCGCCATCATGGCGATGATTATGGCGACATGCAGTCCTGGCGACAAAATTATCGTACCGCGCAACGTACACAAATCGATTATGTCGGCAGTTATTTTCGCTGGAGCAATCCCAATCTTTATTCACCCTGCCATGGACGAGCGTCTGGGTATTTCTCACGGGATCACAGTGAAGGCCGTGCAAAAAGCACTGGAAGCCCATCCTGATGCTGCTGCCTTGTTGGTGATTAACCCAACGTACTTCGGTATTGCAGGTGACCTGCGTGAGATCGTGCGGGCTGCGCATAACTATGAAATTCCTGTATTGGTAGACGAGGCTCATGGTGTCCATATTCATTTTCATGAGGAACTGCCGATTTCGGCCATGCAAGCAGGTGCCGACATGGCAGCAACTAGCGTACACAAGCTGGGTGGCTCTTTGACCCAAACATCGATCTTGAATGTCCGGGAAGGCCTCATCGATGTCGATCGAGTGAAAACGGTCATGAGTATGCTCACGACGACTTCGACTTCTTACATCTTCCTCGCGTCGTTGGACATGGCGCGTCAACATTTGGCCCTCAACGGGAAAATGCTCGCGGACCAAGCGATGGAACTGGCAGCAAAAGCACGCGATATGATTAACGAAATCCCGCGCATCTACTGCGTTGGCAAAGAGATTCTTGGAAAGCCTGCGACTTATGCGATGGACCCAACCAAGCTCCTCATCCACGTACGCGATCTCGGAATCACTGGATGGGAAGTCGAGAACTGGCTGCGTGACAAGTACAACATTGAAGTAGAGATGAGCGATTTGTACAACATCCTCTGCTTCGTTACTGCGGGAGATACGGAAGAATCCATCCGTACGCTGGTAAATGGCTTGCGTGATCTGTCCGTTGAATTTTCGCACGTACAAGCAGAAGAGAAGCCTACCATCTCACTGCCGAATATCCCTGTGCTGTCCACAACCCCTCGAGATGCATTCTATGCAGAAACAGAGACGATTCCGTTGGTGGAAGCAGCAGGTCGAGTCATCACTGAGTTCATCATGGTGTATCCTCCAGGCATCCCGATTTTCCTTCCTGGGGAGGTAATCACTGAGGAAAATATCGCGTACATTCAGGAAAACATTCGAGTCGGATTACCCGTACAAGGTCCTGAAGATGAGACACTAAAAACGATTAAAGTCGTAAAAAGACAAACCGCCATTTCTGGCTAA
- a CDS encoding nitronate monooxygenase family protein, whose amino-acid sequence MKTRVTELLQITYPVVQGGLAYLAYADLAVAVSNAGGLGQITAMSLPSADALREEIRKVRALTDKPFGVNYAIGQHGRPYEEMLDVAIEEGVAAVSVTGGNPEPLLRRLDGHPIKKLVLVASARQAQKAESIGADAVMAVGQEGGGHLGRDDIGTFVLIPRVVDSVKIPVLASGGIGDGRGILAALALGAEGVEMGTRFIATKECVHAHSAYKEALVAGTEHDTAVIKRTLGTPARVVRTPGSDHILQLEKEGAGYEQLKSFISGANNCTFIYEGDSQHGFGWAGQVIGLIDDVPSVQQLFDRMFTDVNKSLDRLGSFS is encoded by the coding sequence ATGAAAACGAGAGTAACCGAGCTACTTCAAATTACATATCCGGTAGTTCAAGGTGGCTTGGCTTATTTGGCTTACGCAGACTTGGCTGTGGCTGTGTCAAATGCCGGGGGACTCGGTCAAATTACGGCTATGTCCTTGCCATCGGCAGATGCACTGCGGGAGGAAATTCGCAAGGTCCGTGCATTGACGGATAAACCATTTGGTGTGAATTATGCCATTGGTCAACACGGTCGGCCGTATGAAGAAATGCTGGATGTGGCGATTGAAGAAGGTGTGGCAGCTGTTTCGGTAACTGGAGGCAATCCAGAACCGTTGCTGCGCAGACTCGATGGTCATCCCATCAAAAAGCTTGTCTTGGTTGCGTCTGCGCGCCAAGCACAAAAAGCAGAATCAATTGGCGCGGATGCTGTGATGGCTGTCGGTCAAGAAGGTGGGGGTCACCTCGGAAGAGATGATATCGGGACGTTTGTTTTAATTCCGCGTGTGGTGGATTCCGTGAAAATTCCGGTATTGGCTAGCGGTGGCATCGGTGATGGTCGGGGAATTTTGGCAGCGCTTGCACTTGGTGCAGAGGGTGTGGAGATGGGGACGCGATTTATTGCGACGAAGGAATGTGTCCATGCGCATTCTGCCTACAAAGAGGCGTTGGTTGCTGGAACGGAGCACGATACCGCAGTTATTAAGCGCACGCTGGGAACACCTGCGAGGGTCGTTCGTACACCAGGCTCAGATCATATTCTCCAATTGGAAAAAGAAGGGGCAGGCTACGAGCAGTTAAAGAGCTTCATCAGTGGAGCGAACAATTGCACATTTATTTATGAGGGCGACAGCCAGCATGGCTTTGGTTGGGCTGGTCAGGTTATTGGATTGATTGATGATGTACCAAGTGTCCAACAATTGTTTGACCGCATGTTTACCGATGTGAACAAGTCGTTGGATCGACTTGGGTCTTTTTCCTAA
- a CDS encoding YktB family protein, whose translation MTTFPGFRQEDFDVFAIDGLDARMDAIKTNIRPKFEVLSQHFAPFLSVATGDEMFTHIAKHARRTVNPPADTWVAWANDKRGYKKHPHFQIGLWGTHLFVWYAVIYESPSKEIISHAFNKRLDEVIAMVPEHFHWSPDHMQPASTSQKELGTAGVKKLVDRLAQVKKAELLCGITIDRHDPILADGEALVSRLEETFGVLSKLYTLGNSRG comes from the coding sequence ATGACAACGTTTCCAGGCTTTCGTCAAGAAGATTTTGATGTTTTTGCCATTGATGGACTGGATGCTCGGATGGACGCGATCAAAACCAATATCCGTCCCAAATTCGAAGTACTCAGCCAACACTTTGCGCCTTTTCTCTCCGTTGCAACCGGGGATGAAATGTTTACGCACATAGCAAAACATGCACGCCGTACAGTGAACCCACCAGCTGATACGTGGGTTGCCTGGGCTAATGATAAACGCGGTTACAAAAAGCATCCGCACTTTCAAATCGGCTTGTGGGGAACACATTTGTTCGTTTGGTACGCGGTAATCTACGAGTCTCCTTCCAAAGAGATCATCAGTCATGCGTTTAACAAGCGTTTAGATGAGGTCATCGCGATGGTTCCGGAGCATTTTCACTGGTCTCCAGATCATATGCAACCAGCAAGCACGTCTCAAAAAGAGCTGGGCACGGCTGGCGTGAAAAAGTTGGTGGACAGGCTGGCACAGGTAAAAAAAGCGGAGTTGCTCTGTGGAATTACCATTGACCGTCATGATCCAATCTTAGCAGACGGAGAAGCATTGGTGAGTCGTCTCGAAGAAACATTTGGCGTGTTGAGTAAGCTCTATACATTAGGAAATTCTCGTGGATAG
- a CDS encoding DUF4446 family protein, whose product MEAFLSQIPNVAILLLAVIALTLILIWIVIMQSVRISRLRKSINRIMTGTGGANLEEGLHRLLDQVEEMKKQHSDQQFAINRLSQRMAAQCGKVAIIRYNAFGDVGSDLSFSLAVTDDAGNGVVITSIFGREESRVYAKPLEQGTSSYHLSEEEQAAIKKAMTSTAGI is encoded by the coding sequence TTGGAAGCATTCCTATCACAAATCCCCAATGTAGCGATCCTGCTTTTAGCCGTCATCGCATTGACACTGATCCTGATATGGATCGTGATTATGCAGTCCGTCCGGATTAGTAGATTGAGGAAATCAATCAACCGGATTATGACAGGGACGGGAGGAGCGAATCTCGAGGAGGGCTTGCACAGACTGCTGGATCAGGTAGAGGAAATGAAAAAGCAGCATAGCGATCAGCAGTTTGCCATCAATCGTCTGTCACAAAGAATGGCAGCGCAATGCGGCAAGGTAGCGATTATCCGTTACAATGCCTTCGGGGATGTCGGCAGTGATCTTAGCTTTTCGCTGGCGGTAACAGATGACGCTGGGAATGGCGTCGTGATCACCAGCATTTTTGGACGAGAAGAATCTCGCGTGTACGCCAAGCCGCTTGAGCAGGGGACATCGAGCTACCATTTGTCTGAAGAAGAACAGGCTGCGATTAAAAAAGCGATGACCTCAACCGCAGGGATATAA
- a CDS encoding GNAT family N-acetyltransferase: MITIRNAKAKDLPALIAIEHLCFSPDEAATQEAFEKRIRLIPDSFFVAEADGVIAGLVNGPVIESTFITDDLFQTIKENPASGGHQTILGLAVSPAFQNRGIASMLLLHLEASARESARETITLTCKENLIGYYESHGYLNNGVSSSDHAGEIWYNMSKPLQLR; encoded by the coding sequence ATGATTACTATCCGTAATGCCAAAGCAAAAGATTTGCCTGCATTGATCGCCATCGAGCACCTTTGCTTCTCACCAGATGAGGCTGCGACACAGGAAGCATTTGAGAAGCGTATTCGTTTGATTCCTGACAGCTTTTTTGTAGCGGAAGCAGATGGGGTGATTGCGGGTTTGGTCAATGGACCCGTCATCGAATCCACCTTCATTACCGATGATCTATTTCAAACAATTAAAGAAAATCCAGCATCTGGCGGACATCAAACCATTTTGGGATTAGCGGTTTCTCCCGCTTTTCAAAATCGCGGCATTGCCTCCATGCTCCTATTGCACCTAGAAGCATCAGCAAGAGAGTCCGCCCGTGAAACGATCACGCTAACGTGTAAGGAAAATTTGATCGGCTACTATGAAAGTCATGGATACCTCAACAACGGTGTTTCCAGCTCAGATCACGCTGGAGAAATTTGGTACAATATGAGCAAACCATTACAATTGCGCTAA
- the speD gene encoding adenosylmethionine decarboxylase: protein MEYSTFGRHVAVDTWGVQFDLLNDAEFLKKEMIEAAEACGATVLSVQAKQFSPQGATVLVLLSESHLSIHTYPERGFAALDCYTCGETVDPQIAIDYLVSVLKPEKTYAKKLVRGLGELQVVEPEMKLVEAAK from the coding sequence ATGGAATATTCGACTTTCGGAAGACACGTTGCTGTTGACACATGGGGAGTTCAGTTTGATTTGTTGAACGACGCAGAATTTTTGAAAAAGGAAATGATTGAGGCTGCTGAGGCATGCGGTGCTACGGTACTGAGTGTGCAAGCGAAGCAGTTTTCTCCTCAGGGTGCTACCGTACTGGTTCTTCTCTCGGAAAGCCACCTGTCCATTCATACGTATCCTGAGCGCGGCTTTGCTGCTCTGGATTGCTACACGTGTGGGGAAACCGTTGATCCGCAAATCGCCATCGACTACTTGGTATCCGTGCTGAAGCCGGAAAAAACTTACGCGAAGAAATTAGTTCGTGGTTTGGGTGAACTGCAAGTTGTTGAGCCAGAAATGAAGCTGGTTGAAGCGGCAAAGTAA
- a CDS encoding YhcN/YlaJ family sporulation lipoprotein, translating to MKRYGPKCLVGLLTIATMITGCASSSSHPKNQAHTQSTTYQQAPGARTSLAHDYHAYTGGINARNYRNGYTVNGFNQDLAEQLTMVADDVPGVERATVLVSGTDAVIGIRVRKNFGPEQTRIIEQQVHSAVRSRVPNFSIQVASDAATFDRIRAIHADIYEEATHRTNQVDVRPDMKSQITNTSTEFRSLLHDIGRRIPTVTP from the coding sequence ATGAAACGGTACGGCCCGAAATGTTTGGTTGGCTTGCTTACGATTGCAACCATGATCACCGGATGCGCAAGCTCGAGCAGCCATCCCAAAAATCAAGCTCACACACAAAGTACCACCTATCAGCAGGCCCCAGGTGCACGGACAAGCCTCGCTCATGATTATCATGCCTACACTGGCGGAATCAATGCCCGCAATTATCGAAACGGATATACAGTTAACGGTTTTAATCAGGATTTGGCTGAACAGCTCACCATGGTCGCAGATGACGTACCTGGTGTGGAACGTGCTACTGTTCTCGTGAGCGGCACAGATGCCGTCATCGGAATTCGTGTTCGGAAAAATTTTGGCCCTGAGCAAACGCGCATAATCGAACAGCAAGTCCACTCAGCTGTTCGTTCACGTGTTCCCAACTTCTCGATCCAAGTAGCCTCCGACGCAGCCACATTTGACCGGATTCGTGCCATCCATGCAGATATTTATGAAGAAGCGACGCATCGGACCAATCAAGTTGATGTGAGACCCGACATGAAAAGCCAGATCACCAATACATCCACAGAATTTCGTTCTCTGCTCCACGATATTGGCCGCAGAATTCCTACTGTCACTCCATGA
- the typA gene encoding translational GTPase TypA has translation MKRLDIRNIAIIAHVDHGKTTLVDKLLIQSGTFRSNQQVEERMMDSNDLERERGITILAKTTSVKYNDFTINILDTPGHADFGGEVERIMSMVDGVLLIVDAFEGCMPQTRFVLKKALEAKVTPIVVVNKVDRDNARPQEVINEVYDLFIDLDATEDQLEFPIVYASGLQGIAGLEPDKLEGDLRPLFDTIVEHMPAPDADESAPLQMQVTMLDYNDFLGRIGIGRIYRGTMNLNEMVSVTTREGEVKKARIQKLFGFSGLQRVEQKTARAGDIVAISGIDDINVGETVCHVDHPEALPLLKIDEPTLQMTFLVNNSPFAGREGKHVTSRKLRDRLMSELETDVSLRVDETDSPDAYVVSGRGELHLSILVENMRREGFELGVSKPEVIIRMIDGQKMEPAELLIIDVPEEYTGPVMETLGQRKAEMVNMINNGFGQVRLEFIIPSRGLIGYRTEFLTITRGYGILNHSFDSYRPLVPGAVGGRHAGVLISHETGTATTYGLMSVEDRGTMFIHPGTEVYEGMIVGEHNRDNDLVVNVCKEKHATNVRSATKDETVKMKAPRMLSLEEALEYLNDDELCEVTPQSVRLRKKYLNKSDRERYEKQRRYEAQPQA, from the coding sequence ATGAAGCGTCTTGACATACGCAACATTGCAATTATTGCCCACGTTGACCACGGAAAAACAACGCTGGTTGACAAACTTTTGATCCAATCGGGCACATTTCGCTCGAACCAACAGGTAGAAGAGAGAATGATGGACTCTAACGACCTGGAGCGCGAGCGTGGAATTACGATCCTGGCGAAAACAACTTCGGTCAAATACAATGATTTCACGATTAACATCTTGGATACACCAGGCCATGCTGACTTCGGTGGCGAGGTTGAGCGTATCATGAGCATGGTGGATGGCGTTCTGTTGATCGTCGACGCCTTCGAAGGCTGTATGCCACAAACGCGCTTTGTATTGAAAAAAGCGCTGGAAGCAAAAGTTACCCCTATCGTTGTCGTGAACAAAGTAGACCGCGACAATGCACGTCCTCAAGAAGTTATCAACGAAGTGTACGACCTGTTCATTGATCTGGATGCGACGGAAGACCAGCTGGAATTCCCAATCGTATATGCTTCCGGTCTGCAAGGGATTGCAGGACTTGAGCCAGATAAGCTGGAAGGCGACCTTCGCCCACTGTTTGACACCATCGTAGAGCATATGCCTGCTCCTGACGCAGACGAATCTGCTCCGCTCCAAATGCAAGTAACCATGCTGGATTACAACGACTTTTTGGGTCGTATCGGGATTGGCCGCATCTATCGCGGAACCATGAACCTGAATGAAATGGTATCTGTCACTACGCGTGAAGGCGAAGTGAAAAAAGCACGGATTCAAAAGCTGTTCGGTTTCTCCGGTTTGCAACGTGTTGAGCAAAAAACAGCAAGAGCAGGAGATATCGTAGCGATTTCTGGTATTGACGATATCAACGTAGGGGAAACCGTTTGCCACGTTGATCATCCAGAGGCATTGCCACTCTTGAAAATTGACGAGCCTACTCTGCAAATGACGTTCCTCGTGAATAACAGCCCGTTTGCTGGTCGCGAAGGTAAGCACGTGACTTCCCGCAAGCTGCGTGATCGTCTGATGTCTGAGCTGGAGACAGATGTATCTCTGCGTGTAGATGAAACAGATTCGCCAGATGCGTATGTGGTTTCTGGACGTGGTGAATTGCACTTGTCCATCTTGGTAGAGAACATGCGTCGTGAAGGCTTTGAGCTGGGTGTGTCCAAGCCTGAGGTTATCATTCGTATGATCGATGGACAAAAAATGGAACCGGCTGAGCTGTTGATCATTGATGTACCTGAGGAATACACAGGGCCGGTTATGGAGACATTGGGTCAACGTAAAGCCGAGATGGTTAACATGATCAACAACGGCTTCGGACAAGTTCGTCTGGAATTCATTATTCCATCCCGTGGTTTGATCGGATATCGTACAGAGTTCTTGACGATTACACGCGGTTACGGTATTCTCAACCACTCCTTTGACAGCTATCGTCCACTTGTACCAGGAGCGGTAGGAGGACGTCACGCAGGGGTACTTATTTCCCACGAGACAGGAACAGCTACCACGTACGGCTTGATGTCCGTAGAGGATCGCGGAACGATGTTCATTCACCCAGGTACAGAAGTATACGAGGGCATGATCGTGGGCGAGCATAACCGTGACAACGATCTTGTTGTTAACGTATGTAAAGAAAAGCATGCGACCAACGTACGTTCTGCGACCAAGGATGAGACTGTCAAAATGAAGGCTCCTCGCATGTTGTCTTTGGAAGAGGCATTGGAATATCTGAACGACGATGAGCTGTGCGAAGTAACACCTCAATCCGTTCGTCTGCGCAAAAAATATCTGAACAAATCAGATCGTGAGCGCTATGAGAAGCAAAGACGCTATGAAGCACAACCGCAAGCGTAA
- a CDS encoding glutathione peroxidase — protein MSLYDIAVKTISGEEKTLAAFKGHVLLIVNVASQCGLTPQYKGLQELHERYQDKGLVVLGFPCNQFAGQEPGTEEEIATFCDRNYGVTFPLFAKIDVNGPDTHPLYQYLKEHAPSEENPDIEWNFAKFLVDKDGHVVKRISARTQPEELVSDIESLL, from the coding sequence ATGAGCTTGTATGATATTGCCGTCAAAACGATTTCCGGTGAAGAGAAGACATTGGCCGCCTTCAAAGGGCATGTCCTGCTAATCGTGAACGTCGCTAGCCAATGCGGCCTTACCCCTCAATACAAAGGGCTACAGGAGCTGCATGAGCGCTATCAGGATAAGGGTCTCGTCGTTCTCGGCTTCCCTTGCAACCAGTTCGCTGGACAAGAGCCAGGAACAGAAGAAGAAATCGCAACGTTTTGCGATCGAAATTACGGCGTGACGTTCCCGCTGTTTGCAAAGATCGATGTCAATGGTCCTGATACTCACCCGTTGTATCAGTACTTGAAGGAACATGCCCCGAGCGAAGAAAATCCAGATATCGAATGGAACTTCGCCAAATTCCTCGTGGATAAAGACGGTCATGTCGTAAAACGCATCAGTGCTCGTACTCAACCTGAAGAGCTCGTCTCTGATATTGAAAGTCTGTTGTAA
- a CDS encoding YlaH-like family protein → MDWIQIASTYVPTNPDQLTAYDSFRIWADKYRAWILFVELIIVYYLGFATRIRMPILKTLLLYILLFAGALIFAILDVQLPVKSAMLVAIAILVIVKVRIKPEQTGRK, encoded by the coding sequence ATGGACTGGATACAAATCGCATCAACCTATGTGCCAACTAATCCAGATCAGCTCACAGCATATGACAGCTTTCGCATATGGGCTGATAAATATCGGGCTTGGATTTTGTTTGTGGAATTAATTATTGTCTATTATCTCGGCTTTGCTACCCGTATCCGTATGCCTATTTTGAAAACCTTACTCTTGTACATCCTTTTATTTGCTGGAGCTCTCATATTCGCTATTTTGGATGTGCAGCTACCTGTGAAAAGTGCAATGCTGGTGGCGATCGCGATTCTCGTGATTGTAAAGGTACGGATCAAGCCGGAGCAAACTGGGCGAAAGTGA
- a CDS encoding DUF5665 domain-containing protein, whose product MDSLSPTDRLMQQIDQVLEELQEVRKVNERMHKIAMFLEDIRLADVIQNYTAPRKLLWINFLAGLARGLGLTIGTAIVLAFLGSLLTQFLSIPILGDYIRQLVEYVETYKQRP is encoded by the coding sequence ATGGACAGCTTGTCGCCTACAGACCGCCTCATGCAGCAGATTGACCAAGTACTTGAAGAGCTTCAGGAAGTTCGGAAGGTAAATGAGCGGATGCATAAAATTGCGATGTTCCTGGAAGATATTCGACTAGCAGATGTGATCCAAAATTACACAGCCCCGCGCAAGCTGCTCTGGATCAATTTCCTCGCAGGTCTTGCCCGGGGTCTGGGGTTGACGATTGGTACTGCTATCGTTTTGGCTTTCCTCGGCTCCCTCTTGACGCAATTTCTTTCCATCCCCATTCTGGGGGATTACATCAGACAATTGGTGGAGTACGTCGAGACGTACAAGCAGCGACCTTAA
- a CDS encoding pyridoxamine 5'-phosphate oxidase family protein, producing the protein MAETVSQSLSEDLFKLLQKERFVTLGTVDHESGAPSLSSLSWTYAVSADMIRFAVDNRSRILANIAKEPQVVLHLIGAGSSFAINGRAVVKTDRLEGVPLKLAMAEIKIEAVRDIMFYGSRISVEPQYEKTYDKNAAAKLDNQVMTALKDAN; encoded by the coding sequence ATGGCTGAAACTGTTTCCCAATCTCTTTCCGAAGATTTATTCAAGCTCTTGCAAAAGGAGCGTTTTGTTACCTTGGGCACAGTAGACCATGAGTCAGGGGCACCATCGCTCAGCTCTTTGTCCTGGACGTATGCTGTCAGCGCCGATATGATTCGTTTTGCCGTGGATAATCGCTCACGTATTCTGGCTAATATTGCGAAGGAACCGCAAGTTGTCCTGCATTTGATCGGTGCCGGCTCGTCTTTCGCCATTAATGGTCGTGCTGTCGTCAAAACAGACCGACTGGAAGGTGTTCCGCTCAAGCTGGCCATGGCAGAAATCAAGATTGAGGCTGTTCGTGATATTATGTTTTACGGTTCCCGTATTTCCGTAGAACCACAATATGAAAAGACGTATGACAAAAACGCGGCAGCGAAGCTGGACAATCAAGTTATGACCGCCTTGAAAGATGCAAATTAA